Proteins from a single region of Streptomyces sp. Tu 3180:
- a CDS encoding acetolactate synthase large subunit — MTEQATGAPHPQPRPRSGGQSAPVEHVTGAQSLIRSLEEVGADTVFGIPGGAILPAYDPLMDSTRVRHVLVRHEQGAGHAATGYAQATGKVGVCMATSGPGATNLVTPIADAHMDSVPLVAITGQVASASIGTDAFQEADIVGITMPITKHNFLVTKAEDIPRVIAQAFHIASTGRPGPVLVDIAKDALQAKTTFSWPPTMDLPGYRPVTKPHAKQIREAAKLITGARRPVLYVGGGVLKAGATAELKVLAELTGAPVTTTLMALGAFPDSHPLHVGMPGMHGAVTAVTALQKADLIVALGARFDDRVTGKLDSFAPYAKVVHADIDPAEIGKNRAADVPIVGDAREVIADLVQAVQKEHAEGHRGDYTAWWNDLNRWRETYPLGYDLPEDGSLSPQQVIERIGQLAPEGTVFAAGVGQHQMWAAHFIAYDRPATWLNSGGAGTMGYAVPAAMGAKAGAPERTVWAIDGDGCFQMTNQELTTCALNNIPIKVAVINNGALGMVRQWQTLFYNQRYSNTVLHSGPDDVNPEARGTRVPDFVKLSEAMGCYAIRCEDPADLDKVIEEANSINDRPVVVDFIVHEDAMVWPMVAAGTSNDEIMAARDVRPDFGDNEDD; from the coding sequence CGCAGCCGCGGCCCCGATCCGGAGGACAGTCCGCCCCCGTCGAGCACGTCACGGGTGCGCAGTCCCTCATCCGCTCTCTCGAGGAGGTCGGCGCCGACACGGTATTCGGCATTCCCGGCGGTGCGATCCTCCCGGCCTACGACCCGCTGATGGACTCCACCCGGGTGCGCCACGTCCTGGTCCGGCACGAGCAGGGCGCCGGTCACGCGGCCACGGGCTACGCGCAGGCCACCGGCAAGGTGGGCGTCTGCATGGCGACCTCCGGCCCCGGCGCCACCAACCTGGTCACGCCGATCGCCGACGCGCACATGGACTCCGTGCCGCTCGTCGCGATCACCGGCCAGGTCGCCTCCGCGTCGATCGGCACGGACGCCTTCCAGGAGGCGGACATCGTCGGCATCACCATGCCGATCACCAAGCACAACTTCCTCGTCACCAAGGCCGAGGACATCCCGCGGGTCATCGCCCAGGCGTTCCACATCGCCTCCACCGGCCGTCCCGGCCCGGTGCTGGTCGACATCGCCAAGGACGCCCTCCAGGCGAAGACCACCTTCTCCTGGCCGCCCACCATGGACCTGCCCGGCTACCGGCCCGTCACCAAGCCGCACGCCAAGCAGATCCGCGAGGCCGCCAAGCTGATCACCGGCGCCAGGCGGCCCGTCCTCTACGTCGGCGGCGGTGTCCTCAAGGCCGGCGCCACCGCCGAGCTGAAGGTCCTCGCCGAGCTCACCGGAGCGCCCGTCACCACCACCCTGATGGCGCTCGGCGCGTTCCCCGACAGCCACCCGCTGCACGTGGGGATGCCGGGCATGCACGGTGCGGTCACCGCCGTCACCGCGCTGCAGAAGGCCGACCTGATCGTCGCCCTCGGCGCCCGCTTCGACGACCGCGTCACCGGCAAGCTGGACAGCTTCGCCCCGTACGCCAAGGTCGTCCACGCCGACATCGACCCGGCCGAGATCGGCAAGAACCGCGCCGCCGACGTGCCGATCGTCGGTGACGCCCGCGAGGTCATCGCCGACCTCGTCCAGGCGGTCCAGAAGGAGCACGCCGAGGGCCACCGCGGCGACTACACCGCCTGGTGGAACGACCTCAACCGCTGGCGCGAGACCTACCCGCTCGGCTACGACCTGCCCGAGGACGGCTCGCTCTCCCCGCAGCAGGTCATCGAGCGCATCGGGCAACTGGCGCCCGAAGGCACGGTCTTCGCCGCGGGCGTCGGCCAGCACCAGATGTGGGCCGCGCACTTCATCGCGTACGACAGGCCCGCCACCTGGCTGAACTCCGGCGGCGCCGGAACCATGGGCTACGCGGTCCCGGCCGCCATGGGCGCCAAGGCCGGCGCGCCCGAGCGCACCGTCTGGGCGATCGACGGCGACGGCTGCTTCCAGATGACCAACCAGGAGCTCACCACCTGCGCCCTGAACAACATCCCGATCAAGGTCGCGGTCATCAACAACGGCGCCCTCGGGATGGTCCGCCAGTGGCAGACCCTCTTCTACAACCAGCGGTACTCCAACACGGTGCTGCACTCCGGGCCCGACGACGTCAACCCGGAGGCGAGGGGCACCCGCGTCCCCGACTTCGTGAAGCTGTCGGAGGCCATGGGCTGCTACGCCATCCGCTGCGAGGACCCGGCCGATCTCGACAAGGTCATCGAGGAGGCGAACTCGATCAACGACCGCCCGGTCGTCGTGGACTTCATCGTCCACGAGGACGCCATGGTGTGGCCGATGGTCGCCGCCGGCACCTCCAACGACGAGATCATGGCCGCCCGGGACGTCCGCCCCGACTTCGGCGACAACGAGGACGACTGA
- the ilvN gene encoding acetolactate synthase small subunit translates to MSKHTLSVLVENTPGILARIAALFSRRGFNIDSLAVGVTEHPDISRITIVVSVEEFPLEQVTKQLNKLVNVLKIVELEPGQAVQRELVLVKVRADNETRSQIVEIVQLFRAKTVDVSPEAVTIEATGSSDKLSAMLKMLEPFGIKELVQSGTIAIGRGARSITDRSLRALDRSA, encoded by the coding sequence ATGTCCAAGCACACGCTCTCCGTCCTGGTGGAGAACACCCCCGGCATCCTGGCCCGGATCGCCGCCCTGTTCTCCCGCCGCGGCTTCAACATCGACTCGCTCGCGGTCGGCGTCACCGAGCACCCCGACATCTCCCGCATCACCATCGTGGTCAGCGTGGAGGAGTTCCCGCTGGAGCAGGTCACCAAGCAGCTCAACAAGCTCGTCAACGTGCTGAAGATCGTCGAGCTCGAACCCGGGCAGGCGGTCCAGCGCGAACTCGTTCTGGTGAAGGTGCGCGCCGACAACGAGACGCGCTCCCAGATCGTCGAGATCGTCCAGCTGTTCCGCGCCAAGACCGTGGACGTCTCCCCGGAGGCGGTCACCATCGAGGCCACCGGAAGCAGCGACAAGCTGTCCGCCATGCTCAAGATGCTGGAGCCCTTCGGCATCAAGGAGCTCGTCCAGTCCGGCACGATCGCGATCGGACGCGGTGCGCGTTCGATCACCGACCGGTCGCTGCGCGCCCTGGACCGGTCGGCCTGA
- the ilvC gene encoding ketol-acid reductoisomerase: protein MAELFYDADADLSIIQGRKVAVIGYGSQGHAHALSLRDSGVDVRVGLHEGSRSKAKAEEQGLRVVSPSEAAAEADVIMILVPDPIQAQVYEEHIAPNLKDGDALFFGHGFNIRFGFIKPPAGVDVCMVAPKGPGHLVRRQYEEGRGVPCIAAVEQDASGNAFQLALSYAKGIGGTRAGVIKTTFTEETETDLFGEQAVLCGGTAALVKAGFETLTEAGYQPEIAYFECLHELKLIVDLMYEGGLEKMRWSISETAEWGDYVTGPRIITDATKAEMKKVLAEIQDGTFARQWMDEYHGGLKKYNAYKQQDSEHLLETTGKELRKLMSWVNEEA from the coding sequence GTGGCCGAGCTGTTCTACGACGCCGACGCCGACCTGTCCATCATCCAGGGCCGCAAGGTCGCGGTCATCGGTTACGGCAGCCAGGGCCACGCCCACGCCCTGTCGCTGCGCGACTCCGGCGTCGACGTGCGCGTCGGTCTGCACGAGGGCTCCAGGTCCAAGGCCAAGGCCGAGGAGCAGGGCCTGCGCGTGGTGAGCCCGTCCGAGGCCGCCGCCGAGGCCGACGTCATCATGATCCTCGTCCCGGACCCGATCCAGGCCCAGGTCTACGAGGAGCACATCGCCCCGAACCTGAAGGACGGCGACGCGCTGTTCTTCGGCCACGGCTTCAACATCCGCTTCGGCTTCATCAAGCCCCCGGCCGGCGTGGACGTCTGCATGGTCGCCCCCAAGGGCCCGGGCCACCTGGTGCGCCGTCAGTACGAGGAGGGCCGCGGCGTCCCCTGCATCGCGGCCGTCGAGCAGGACGCCTCCGGCAACGCCTTCCAGCTGGCCCTGTCCTACGCCAAGGGCATCGGCGGCACCCGCGCCGGCGTCATCAAGACGACCTTCACCGAGGAGACCGAGACCGACCTCTTCGGCGAGCAGGCCGTCCTGTGCGGCGGTACGGCCGCGCTGGTCAAGGCGGGCTTCGAGACGCTGACCGAGGCGGGCTACCAGCCGGAGATCGCCTACTTCGAGTGCCTGCACGAGCTGAAGCTGATCGTGGACCTCATGTACGAGGGCGGCCTGGAGAAGATGCGCTGGTCGATCTCCGAGACCGCCGAGTGGGGCGACTACGTCACCGGCCCGCGCATCATCACCGACGCCACCAAGGCCGAGATGAAGAAGGTCCTCGCCGAGATCCAGGACGGCACCTTCGCGCGGCAGTGGATGGACGAGTACCACGGCGGTCTGAAGAAGTACAACGCGTACAAGCAGCAGGACTCCGAGCACCTCCTGGAGACCACCGGCAAGGAGCTGCGCAAGCTCATGAGCTGGGTGAACGAGGAGGCGTGA
- the serA gene encoding phosphoglycerate dehydrogenase — MSSKPVVLIAEELSPATVDALGPDFEIRHCNGADRAELLPAIADVDAILIRSATKVDAEAIAAASKLKVVARAGVGLDNVDVSAATKAGVMVVNAPTSNIVTAAELACGLIVATARNIPQANAALKNGEWKRSKYTGVELAEKTLGVVGLGRIGALVAQRMSAFGMKVVAYDPYVQPARAAQMGVKVLSLDELLEVSDFITVHLPKTPETLGLIGEEALRKVKPGVRVINAARGGIVDEEALYSALKEGRVAGAGLDVYAKEPCTDSPLFEFDQVVCTPHLGASTDEAQEKAGIAVARSVRLALAGELVPDAVNVQGGVIAEDVKPGLPLAERLGRIFTALAGEVAVRLDVEVYGEITQHDVKVLELSALKGVFEDVVDETVSYVNAPLFAQERGVEVRLTTSSESADHRNVVTVRGTLADGEEISVSGTLAGPKHVQKLVAVGDYDVDLALADHMVVLRYEDRPGVVGTVGRILGEAGINIAGMQVARATVGGEALAVLTVDDTVSAAVLGELASEIGATSARSVNLV, encoded by the coding sequence GTGAGCTCGAAACCCGTCGTACTCATCGCTGAAGAGCTGTCGCCCGCCACCGTCGACGCGCTCGGTCCGGACTTCGAGATCCGTCACTGCAACGGCGCGGACCGCGCCGAGCTGCTGCCGGCCATCGCCGACGTGGACGCGATCCTGATCCGCTCCGCCACCAAGGTCGACGCCGAGGCGATCGCCGCCGCGAGCAAGCTCAAGGTCGTCGCCCGCGCCGGCGTGGGCCTCGACAACGTCGACGTCTCCGCCGCCACCAAGGCCGGCGTGATGGTCGTCAACGCCCCGACCTCGAACATCGTGACCGCCGCCGAGCTCGCCTGCGGCCTGATCGTCGCCACCGCGCGCAACATCCCGCAGGCCAACGCCGCGCTGAAGAACGGCGAGTGGAAGCGGAGCAAGTACACGGGCGTCGAGCTCGCCGAGAAGACCCTCGGTGTCGTGGGTCTGGGGCGGATCGGCGCCCTCGTCGCGCAGCGCATGTCCGCCTTCGGCATGAAGGTCGTCGCCTACGACCCCTACGTGCAGCCCGCGCGGGCCGCGCAGATGGGCGTGAAGGTGCTGTCGCTGGACGAGCTGCTCGAGGTCTCCGACTTCATCACCGTCCACCTGCCCAAGACCCCCGAGACGCTGGGCCTGATCGGCGAGGAGGCACTGCGCAAGGTCAAGCCGGGCGTGCGCGTCATCAACGCCGCGCGCGGCGGCATCGTCGACGAGGAGGCCCTGTACTCGGCGCTCAAGGAGGGCCGGGTCGCGGGCGCGGGCCTCGACGTGTACGCCAAGGAGCCGTGCACCGACTCCCCGCTGTTCGAGTTCGACCAGGTGGTGTGCACCCCGCACCTCGGTGCCTCCACCGACGAGGCGCAGGAGAAGGCCGGCATCGCCGTCGCCCGCTCGGTGCGCCTCGCGCTCGCCGGTGAGCTGGTCCCGGACGCGGTGAACGTCCAGGGCGGTGTCATCGCCGAGGACGTCAAGCCGGGTCTGCCGCTCGCCGAGCGCCTCGGCCGGATCTTCACCGCGCTCGCCGGCGAGGTCGCCGTCCGCCTCGACGTCGAGGTGTACGGCGAGATCACCCAGCACGACGTGAAGGTGCTGGAGCTGTCCGCGCTCAAGGGCGTCTTCGAGGACGTCGTCGACGAGACGGTGTCCTACGTCAACGCGCCGCTGTTCGCCCAGGAGCGCGGTGTCGAGGTCCGGCTGACCACCAGCTCGGAGTCGGCCGACCACCGCAACGTGGTCACCGTGCGCGGCACCCTCGCCGACGGCGAGGAGATCTCGGTCTCCGGCACGCTGGCCGGCCCCAAGCACGTCCAGAAGCTCGTCGCGGTCGGCGACTACGACGTGGACCTCGCGCTCGCCGACCACATGGTCGTGCTGCGCTACGAGGACCGCCCGGGCGTCGTCGGCACCGTGGGCCGCATCCTCGGCGAGGCGGGCATCAACATCGCCGGCATGCAGGTCGCCCGTGCGACGGTCGGCGGGGAGGCGCTCGCCGTGCTGACGGTGGACGACACGGTCTCCGCCGCGGTGCTGGGCGAGCTCGCCTCGGAGATCGGGGCGACGTCCGCGCGTTCGGTGAACCTGGTCTGA
- a CDS encoding MFS transporter, whose translation MTNPTHPAPAVARAGRREWTALAVLMLPLLLVSMDVSVLYFAIPGISADLEPSGTQQLWIFDVYGFVLAGLLMTMGSLGDRIGRRRLLLIGAGAFGTASLLAAYAHTAETLIAARALLGIGGATLMPSTMALVRTMFTDPSQRAKAIGLWSGVMTAGIALGSVMSGVLVEHFWWGSVFLVNLPAMALLLVLGPLLLPESRNPSPGRFDLLGVPLSMAAVLPVIYGLKELSSEGWNVRYVVSITVGLLFAALFVHRQRTAASPMIPPALFRGHGFTPAVVLNTMSAFGMMGSAYFTTQYLQSVLGRSALEAALWSLLPSVPIGAAAPIAAHLVQRGVDRAYVVTGGFLVAAGGYGLLALTGTDSLWLLLVACGVLACGIVAVMSQLTDLALSSAPVEKAGAASSLLETGTEFGGALSMAVLGSIGAAVYRHDIPSTAPEPARETLGGALAVAAELPGRAGDALATAAREAFTGGMQAAAVAGAVLLTGSAGLAVVRLRGIRVREEPAAEAEKAAV comes from the coding sequence ATGACGAACCCGACGCACCCCGCACCGGCCGTCGCGCGCGCCGGCCGCCGGGAATGGACCGCGCTCGCGGTGCTGATGCTTCCGCTGCTGCTGGTCTCGATGGACGTCTCCGTCCTCTACTTCGCGATCCCCGGGATCAGCGCCGACCTGGAACCGAGCGGCACCCAGCAGCTGTGGATCTTCGACGTCTACGGCTTCGTCCTGGCCGGCCTGCTGATGACCATGGGCTCGCTGGGCGACCGCATCGGCCGCCGCAGGCTCCTGCTGATCGGCGCGGGGGCCTTCGGCACGGCCTCCCTGCTCGCGGCCTACGCGCACACCGCCGAGACGCTGATCGCGGCCCGTGCGCTGCTCGGCATCGGCGGCGCGACCCTGATGCCGTCGACGATGGCGCTGGTCCGCACGATGTTCACCGATCCCTCCCAGCGGGCGAAGGCGATCGGGCTGTGGTCCGGGGTGATGACGGCCGGGATCGCGCTCGGCTCGGTGATGAGCGGCGTCCTCGTCGAGCACTTCTGGTGGGGCTCGGTCTTCCTGGTCAACCTGCCGGCGATGGCCCTGCTGCTGGTCCTCGGCCCGCTGCTGCTCCCCGAGTCGAGGAACCCCTCCCCCGGCCGCTTCGACCTCCTCGGCGTCCCGCTGTCGATGGCGGCGGTGCTCCCGGTGATCTACGGCCTGAAGGAGCTGTCCTCCGAGGGCTGGAACGTCCGGTACGTCGTCTCGATCACCGTCGGCCTGCTGTTCGCGGCGCTCTTCGTGCACCGGCAGCGCACGGCGGCCTCGCCGATGATCCCGCCGGCCCTCTTCCGCGGACACGGCTTCACCCCGGCGGTCGTCCTCAACACGATGTCGGCCTTCGGGATGATGGGCTCGGCCTACTTCACCACCCAGTACCTGCAGTCGGTGCTCGGCAGGAGCGCCCTGGAGGCCGCGCTGTGGAGCCTGCTGCCGTCGGTGCCCATCGGTGCCGCCGCGCCGATCGCCGCGCACCTGGTCCAGCGGGGTGTCGACCGCGCGTACGTCGTGACGGGCGGTTTCCTCGTCGCGGCGGGCGGCTACGGGCTGCTGGCCCTCACCGGTACGGACTCGCTGTGGCTGCTGCTGGTCGCGTGCGGGGTGCTGGCCTGCGGCATCGTCGCCGTCATGTCCCAGCTCACCGACCTGGCCCTGAGCTCGGCCCCGGTGGAGAAGGCGGGGGCGGCGTCCTCGCTGCTGGAGACGGGCACCGAGTTCGGCGGCGCCCTGAGCATGGCCGTCCTCGGCTCCATCGGCGCGGCCGTCTACCGCCACGACATCCCGTCGACGGCCCCGGAGCCGGCCCGGGAGACCCTGGGCGGGGCGCTGGCCGTCGCCGCCGAACTGCCGGGGCGTGCGGGGGACGCCCTGGCGACGGCGGCGCGGGAGGCGTTCACCGGCGGGATGCAGGCTGCGGCGGTCGCGGGGGCGGTGCTGTTGACGGGTTCGGCGGGGCTCGCGGTGGTGCGCCTGCGCGGGATCCGGGTGCGGGAGGAGCCAGCCGCGGAGGCGGAGAAGGCGGCCGTCTGA
- a CDS encoding TetR/AcrR family transcriptional regulator, with protein MGHREDLLEGAKRCLLAKGFVRTTARDIVKESGTNLASIGYHYGSKDALLAQAYVSLVEGMGDAFEGGGSADDTEPGSLERFEWVWSNIIGTMKEPGSVWRLSMEVLALGDRLPEVRDHLAAAQREAGRGLVPLLMGGREEDVSDETADTLGMFYVTLMTGLIAQWTFDPRTAPEAGQLTAGLRRVVEAAARR; from the coding sequence ATGGGACACCGTGAGGATCTGCTCGAGGGCGCGAAACGCTGCCTGCTCGCCAAGGGGTTCGTGCGCACGACGGCGCGTGACATCGTCAAGGAGTCGGGGACCAACCTGGCGTCCATCGGCTACCACTACGGCTCCAAGGACGCGCTGCTCGCGCAGGCCTACGTCTCGCTGGTCGAGGGGATGGGCGACGCCTTCGAGGGCGGCGGGAGCGCGGACGACACCGAACCCGGTTCCCTCGAGCGGTTCGAGTGGGTGTGGTCGAACATCATCGGCACCATGAAGGAGCCCGGCTCGGTGTGGCGGCTCAGCATGGAGGTCCTCGCCCTCGGCGACCGGCTCCCGGAGGTGCGGGACCACCTGGCGGCGGCCCAGCGTGAGGCCGGGCGGGGACTGGTCCCGCTGCTGATGGGCGGCCGCGAGGAGGACGTCTCCGACGAGACCGCGGACACCCTCGGCATGTTCTACGTGACCCTGATGACCGGGCTCATCGCCCAGTGGACCTTCGACCCGCGCACCGCCCCCGAGGCCGGGCAGCTGACCGCCGGGCTGCGCCGGGTCGTCGAGGCCGCCGCCCGGAGGTGA
- a CDS encoding helix-turn-helix domain-containing protein, producing the protein MYEGSGTLGENARVTSEHRGDYQELVDEISELLGAPATLENRDFELIAFGAYDSEGDLDPSALDPVRTRSILTRRSTAAVRAWFEGFGITRATGPVRIPRTPEAGVHRGRICLPARHRGVVLGYVWLLEDEPGPTERQLEAAMRVTARIGALLADEAQHGADLSRELRAVLTAERDWQREMAVAELRTALGTRADGPHTVVCVAPWPSSDPEDAPSVRTVPGAEALCALPWGATARSLALLVRLRSTDVLTPARSAAGRLLEKADGTRPAGRSARPPAPAAGIAAPRTGLAELGAAWSEASAAARAALAEPRLGPVAEWASIGPFRLLTALPPSAVRDPVVGVLLSPAHRELARTTEVYLDRAGQAGRTAAELGIHRQTLYYRLSRVEQLTGLDLDDGEDRLLLHMALKGARL; encoded by the coding sequence ATGTATGAAGGCTCCGGGACTTTGGGGGAGAATGCCCGGGTGACGTCGGAACACAGGGGCGACTACCAGGAGCTGGTGGACGAGATCTCGGAGCTGCTCGGCGCTCCGGCGACGCTGGAGAACCGGGACTTCGAGCTGATCGCCTTCGGCGCGTACGACAGCGAGGGCGACCTCGATCCGTCCGCGCTGGACCCGGTGCGCACCCGCTCGATCCTGACCCGCCGCTCGACGGCCGCCGTCCGCGCCTGGTTCGAGGGCTTCGGCATCACGCGGGCGACCGGTCCGGTCCGGATCCCGCGCACCCCGGAGGCGGGTGTGCACCGGGGGCGCATCTGCCTGCCGGCGCGCCATCGGGGAGTCGTCCTCGGGTACGTCTGGCTGCTGGAGGACGAACCGGGGCCCACCGAGCGGCAGCTGGAGGCGGCCATGCGGGTCACGGCCCGGATCGGCGCGCTGCTCGCGGACGAGGCCCAGCACGGCGCCGACCTCTCCCGCGAACTGCGGGCGGTGCTCACCGCCGAGCGGGACTGGCAGCGGGAGATGGCGGTCGCCGAGCTGCGCACCGCCCTCGGCACCCGCGCCGACGGCCCGCACACGGTGGTCTGCGTCGCCCCGTGGCCCTCCTCCGACCCCGAGGACGCGCCCTCGGTCCGCACCGTGCCGGGGGCGGAGGCGCTGTGCGCGCTGCCGTGGGGGGCGACGGCCCGGTCCCTGGCGCTGCTGGTCCGGCTGCGCTCGACGGACGTGCTGACACCGGCGAGGTCGGCGGCGGGACGGCTGCTGGAGAAGGCGGACGGGACGCGGCCCGCCGGACGGTCCGCGCGGCCCCCGGCGCCCGCCGCGGGGATCGCCGCCCCGCGCACCGGGCTCGCGGAGCTGGGCGCCGCCTGGTCGGAGGCGTCGGCGGCGGCCCGGGCGGCGCTCGCCGAGCCACGGCTCGGCCCGGTCGCCGAATGGGCGTCCATCGGACCCTTCCGCCTGCTGACCGCGCTGCCGCCGTCGGCCGTCCGCGATCCCGTGGTGGGGGTGCTGCTCTCCCCCGCCCACCGCGAGCTCGCGCGGACCACCGAGGTCTACCTCGACCGCGCGGGCCAGGCCGGCCGCACGGCCGCCGAGCTGGGCATCCACCGCCAGACCCTGTACTACCGCCTGTCCCGGGTGGAGCAGCTCACGGGGCTGGACCTGGACGACGGCGAGGACCGCCTGCTGCTGCACATGGCCCTGAAGGGCGCGCGCCTCTGA
- a CDS encoding proline dehydrogenase family protein — protein sequence MLGPVILAASRSDRMRRLVSAAPVTKQVVDRFIPGETVDEILPIVRELTGRGLELTMDVVGEDITTPAQAEAARDAYLELIGRLGPLELGTRAEMSVKLSMFGQALEGGHELALKNVRPVVEAAAGIGTTVTLDAEDHTTLDSMFAIHEELRQDFPQTGCVIQAYLFRTEEDARRLAANGSRVRLVKGAYKEPAEVAYQQKHEIDKAYVRILRTLMEGEGYPMIGSHDPRLISIAQELAHRAGRKLDEYEFQMLYGIRGDEHLRLAAEGHRMRVYTAYGTDWYGYFMRRLAEKPANLRFFVRSMVTKG from the coding sequence GTGCTGGGTCCCGTGATTCTCGCCGCGTCGCGCAGCGACCGGATGCGACGCCTGGTCTCGGCGGCTCCCGTGACCAAACAGGTCGTCGACCGCTTCATCCCCGGCGAGACCGTCGACGAGATCCTGCCGATCGTCCGCGAACTCACCGGACGGGGCCTGGAGCTGACGATGGACGTCGTCGGCGAGGACATCACCACCCCCGCCCAGGCCGAGGCCGCCCGGGACGCCTATCTGGAGCTGATCGGCCGGCTGGGGCCGCTGGAGCTCGGCACCCGCGCGGAGATGTCCGTCAAGCTGTCGATGTTCGGCCAGGCGCTGGAGGGCGGCCACGAGCTGGCCCTGAAGAACGTCCGCCCGGTCGTCGAGGCCGCCGCCGGGATCGGCACCACGGTCACCCTGGACGCCGAGGACCACACCACCCTCGACTCGATGTTCGCCATCCACGAGGAGCTGCGCCAGGACTTCCCGCAGACCGGCTGCGTCATCCAGGCCTACCTCTTCCGCACGGAGGAGGACGCGCGCCGCCTCGCCGCGAACGGCAGCCGGGTACGGTTGGTGAAGGGCGCCTACAAGGAGCCCGCCGAGGTCGCCTACCAGCAGAAGCACGAGATCGACAAGGCGTACGTGCGCATCCTGCGGACGCTGATGGAGGGCGAGGGCTACCCGATGATCGGGTCCCACGACCCGCGCCTGATCTCCATCGCCCAGGAGCTCGCCCACCGCGCCGGGCGAAAGCTCGACGAGTACGAGTTCCAGATGCTGTACGGCATCCGCGGCGACGAGCACCTGCGGCTGGCCGCCGAGGGCCACCGCATGCGCGTCTACACGGCCTACGGCACCGACTGGTACGGCTACTTCATGCGCCGTCTGGCGGAGAAGCCGGCGAACCTGCGCTTCTTCGTCCGCTCGATGGTCACCAAGGGCTGA